In Thermospira aquatica, the following proteins share a genomic window:
- the rplP gene encoding 50S ribosomal protein L16, whose protein sequence is MLFPSRTKYRKQQRGTMKGLAHKGELISFGDYGMIALEAAWITDRQIEAMRVAISRMLGKSGKMWIRIFPDKPYTKKGEGVRMGKGKGMPDGWVAVVKPGRVIAEIAGLSEEEAKEAFRLASHKLPITTKFVSRVDS, encoded by the coding sequence ATGCTTTTCCCAAGTAGAACAAAGTATCGTAAACAACAACGCGGGACCATGAAGGGACTCGCACATAAAGGAGAGCTCATTTCCTTCGGTGATTATGGAATGATTGCTCTGGAAGCTGCCTGGATTACCGATCGGCAGATTGAGGCTATGCGTGTGGCTATAAGCCGAATGCTGGGCAAGTCTGGTAAGATGTGGATCCGGATCTTTCCTGATAAACCCTATACCAAAAAGGGTGAGGGAGTCCGTATGGGTAAAGGAAAAGGTATGCCTGATGGTTGGGTAGCTGTGGTGAAACCAGGTCGTGTTATTGCTGAAATTGCCGGGCTTTCTGAAGAAGAAGCAAAAGAAGCTTTTCGTCTTGCTTCTCATAAGCTACCTATTACCACCAAGTTTGTGAGTCGCGTGGATTCGTAA
- the rpmC gene encoding 50S ribosomal protein L29: protein MATKKVKELRQLKKEELLKLLADLQQKLLQIRFRSRIEKPTNPMEKRNIRREIAVIHTILREMEMKQAKEK from the coding sequence ATGGCTACAAAGAAGGTAAAAGAGCTTCGGCAGCTTAAGAAAGAAGAACTTCTTAAGCTTTTGGCAGATCTTCAACAAAAGCTTTTGCAGATACGTTTCCGTTCTCGGATTGAGAAGCCAACAAATCCCATGGAGAAACGCAATATTCGCCGTGAGATTGCTGTGATTCATACAATTCTCCGAGAAATGGAAATGAAGCAGGCTAAGGAGAAATAA
- the rpsQ gene encoding 30S ribosomal protein S17: protein MEQKTTKTIIGKVVSDKMDKTRVVAVQKRKTHAQYGKQVLREMKVYAHDEENRSHVGDVVELEFSRPLSKTKRWVVTKVIESRD, encoded by the coding sequence ATGGAACAGAAGACGACAAAAACCATTATTGGTAAAGTGGTCAGTGATAAGATGGATAAGACCCGCGTTGTGGCGGTTCAGAAACGAAAGACCCACGCTCAGTATGGGAAGCAGGTTCTCCGTGAGATGAAGGTATATGCTCACGATGAGGAGAATCGTTCTCATGTGGGTGATGTCGTGGAGCTTGAGTTTTCTCGTCCTCTTTCCAAGACAAAACGCTGGGTTGTGACCAAAGTTATTGAAAGCAGAGACTAA
- the rplN gene encoding 50S ribosomal protein L14: MVMLGTRLTVADNSGAKVIECFHVEGSSRRRYASVGDTIIASVKVALPNSGVKKGEVVRAVVVRTTKELRRKDGSTIRFDRNSAVLINKQGEPRGTRIFGPVARELRDKNFMKIISLAPEVF; this comes from the coding sequence ATGGTTATGTTAGGAACAAGGCTCACCGTAGCTGATAACTCCGGAGCAAAGGTTATTGAATGTTTTCATGTTGAGGGAAGTTCTCGGAGACGCTATGCATCGGTGGGAGATACTATTATTGCAAGTGTGAAGGTCGCTCTTCCAAACTCTGGAGTAAAGAAGGGAGAGGTGGTTCGCGCGGTTGTTGTTCGCACAACCAAAGAGCTTCGTCGTAAAGATGGTTCGACGATTCGCTTTGATAGAAACTCTGCGGTTCTGATTAACAAACAGGGAGAACCCCGCGGAACCCGTATCTTTGGGCCGGTGGCTCGTGAGCTGAGGGATAAGAATTTCATGAAGATTATTTCCCTGGCTCCAGAAGTATTTTAG
- the rplX gene encoding 50S ribosomal protein L24, protein MKIRKGDTVVVIAGRDKGKKSEVVRVDRKADKAIVKGINIVKKAVRRSQEHPAGGFVEVESFIHASNLMLFCPKCNKGVRVKMVIDKDKKYRVCKKCGYKFEETRS, encoded by the coding sequence ATGAAGATTCGAAAAGGTGATACGGTTGTAGTTATCGCTGGACGCGATAAAGGGAAAAAATCCGAGGTTGTTCGTGTTGATCGCAAGGCTGACAAGGCTATTGTGAAGGGTATAAATATTGTGAAGAAAGCAGTACGTCGTTCACAAGAACATCCTGCGGGTGGTTTTGTTGAGGTGGAATCTTTTATCCATGCTTCTAACTTGATGCTCTTCTGTCCGAAGTGCAACAAGGGTGTACGTGTAAAGATGGTTATCGACAAAGACAAAAAATACCGCGTATGCAAGAAGTGTGGTTACAAATTTGAAGAGACGAGGAGTTAA
- the rplE gene encoding 50S ribosomal protein L5, translating to MAKAKTGNKPAAPLASGYVPRLKKHYLEVVRKQLQEQYKYTSSMQIPRLEKIVINVGVGKDTVQDKGAIDPVVDEITLIAGQKAVKTYARVSISNFHLREGMPIGVKVTLRGARMYDFLDKLVTIALPRVRDFKGVSTSSFDGRGNYTIGLREQLVFPEIDYDKIKKIRGMDITFVTTAKTDDEAYQLLSLMGMPFKEK from the coding sequence ATGGCAAAGGCAAAGACAGGTAACAAGCCGGCAGCTCCGCTCGCCAGTGGCTATGTTCCTCGCTTGAAAAAGCACTATCTTGAGGTAGTGCGGAAGCAACTTCAGGAACAGTACAAGTATACTTCTTCAATGCAGATACCCAGATTGGAAAAGATTGTGATCAATGTGGGCGTTGGTAAAGATACCGTGCAGGACAAAGGGGCTATTGACCCTGTGGTAGATGAGATCACCCTTATTGCTGGGCAAAAAGCTGTAAAAACGTATGCAAGGGTGTCGATTTCTAACTTCCATCTTCGTGAAGGGATGCCTATTGGTGTGAAGGTTACGCTTCGTGGGGCAAGGATGTATGATTTTCTCGATAAGCTCGTGACGATTGCTTTGCCTCGTGTGAGAGACTTTAAGGGAGTTTCTACATCCAGCTTTGACGGGCGCGGTAATTATACTATTGGACTTCGTGAACAGCTTGTTTTCCCTGAAATTGATTATGATAAGATTAAAAAGATTCGGGGTATGGATATTACTTTTGTGACGACAGCGAAGACAGATGATGAGGCATATCAGTTGCTTTCTTTGATGGGTATGCCTTTCAAGGAAAAGTAA
- a CDS encoding type Z 30S ribosomal protein S14, with the protein MAKKSMIAKWKKPKKFSVREYNRCNICGRPRAYIRDFGLCRLCFRKMASEGLLPGVRKSSW; encoded by the coding sequence ATGGCAAAGAAGTCCATGATTGCTAAGTGGAAAAAACCCAAGAAGTTTTCGGTAAGAGAATATAACCGCTGTAATATTTGTGGTCGTCCTCGAGCCTACATCAGAGATTTTGGTCTTTGCCGTCTCTGCTTCCGTAAGATGGCATCTGAAGGGCTTTTACCGGGCGTACGCAAATCCAGCTGGTAA
- the rpsH gene encoding 30S ribosomal protein S8, giving the protein MDRLANAFTKIRNAVERKHPVVTVSKSVMMGEILSILKREGYITDFRDAETDKYAYEIQLKYVGGKSVIQGIKRVSRLSRRVYVKADAIPCVYNNYGIAILTTSKGVLTDKEARNLGVGGEVICYVW; this is encoded by the coding sequence ATGGATAGATTAGCGAATGCATTTACCAAGATTCGCAATGCTGTAGAAAGAAAGCATCCCGTGGTTACAGTTTCTAAGTCTGTGATGATGGGAGAGATTCTTTCTATTTTGAAAAGGGAAGGCTACATCACTGATTTCAGGGATGCTGAGACGGATAAATATGCCTATGAAATTCAACTGAAATACGTGGGCGGTAAGTCAGTGATTCAGGGAATCAAGCGTGTGAGTCGTTTGAGCCGTCGTGTGTATGTGAAAGCGGATGCTATTCCCTGCGTCTATAATAACTATGGTATTGCAATCCTCACAACCTCCAAGGGTGTTTTGACTGATAAGGAAGCGAGAAATCTTGGGGTAGGTGGTGAGGTGATCTGTTATGTTTGGTAA
- the rplF gene encoding 50S ribosomal protein L6, whose product MSRLAKKPIVLPSGVTVKVEVDTVTVEGKLGKLTQTYLPYYVSIEVVDGKVMVKPKEVFGAAAYTGLYWAIIRNMVKGVSEGFSKQLTIQGLGYKWELRGTKLVCTVGFSHPVEFTPPQGITLALENNNTVLKVSGIDKHLVGQVAANIREIKPPEPYKGKGIRYVNEHVRIKEGKTGK is encoded by the coding sequence ATGTCAAGACTAGCAAAAAAGCCGATTGTATTGCCTTCCGGTGTGACTGTGAAGGTAGAGGTGGATACAGTTACTGTAGAGGGAAAGTTAGGAAAACTCACCCAAACGTATCTCCCTTATTATGTGTCTATTGAGGTAGTTGACGGCAAGGTTATGGTAAAGCCCAAAGAGGTATTTGGAGCGGCTGCCTACACTGGTCTGTATTGGGCAATAATTCGCAATATGGTGAAGGGAGTTTCTGAGGGATTTTCCAAACAGTTAACGATCCAGGGTCTCGGATACAAATGGGAGCTCAGAGGGACCAAACTGGTGTGTACGGTAGGTTTTTCTCATCCCGTTGAGTTTACTCCTCCTCAGGGTATTACTTTGGCCCTCGAGAACAATAATACTGTACTCAAGGTTTCTGGTATTGATAAACACCTTGTTGGGCAGGTTGCAGCGAATATTCGTGAGATTAAGCCCCCTGAACCCTACAAGGGCAAAGGTATCCGTTATGTGAACGAGCATGTGCGTATCAAAGAAGGGAAAACCGGTAAATAA
- the rplR gene encoding 50S ribosomal protein L18 has translation MIDKVKVKQERWQKAKKRSKKHLKVAQDACRIVVFKSNKYLYAQIVDAENRVLGCVSSISKELKDKKLGKNIASAEAIGQALAEKIKSLKVKKVVFDRNGYKYHGKVKALADACRKAGIQF, from the coding sequence ATGATTGACAAGGTAAAAGTGAAACAAGAGCGTTGGCAAAAAGCTAAAAAGCGCAGCAAAAAACACCTCAAGGTGGCTCAAGATGCCTGTCGGATAGTGGTTTTTAAGTCTAACAAGTACCTCTATGCTCAGATTGTTGATGCTGAGAATCGGGTGCTTGGTTGTGTTTCCTCTATCAGTAAGGAACTTAAGGATAAAAAGCTTGGCAAAAATATTGCGAGCGCAGAGGCTATTGGTCAGGCCTTGGCTGAGAAGATTAAATCTCTCAAGGTGAAGAAGGTGGTTTTTGATCGCAATGGTTACAAATACCATGGCAAAGTCAAAGCCCTTGCTGATGCCTGCCGCAAGGCCGGGATACAATTTTAG
- the rpsE gene encoding 30S ribosomal protein S5: MAENKIQAQEWQEKVVSIRRAAKVTTGGKRFRFNALVVVGNGKGMVGFGYGKANEMADAIRKAKDKAIKAAVKINLKGTTIPHEVIGKYKSGVVLLRPASKGTGVIAGGAVRPLLELVGVHDVLTKSLRSTNSMNLVKATMNGLMQLMDAKEVAERRGLSVEKMFGKE, encoded by the coding sequence ATGGCAGAGAATAAAATACAGGCTCAGGAATGGCAAGAAAAGGTAGTGAGCATCCGTCGTGCAGCTAAGGTGACTACAGGAGGAAAGCGTTTCCGTTTTAATGCACTGGTGGTTGTTGGAAACGGCAAAGGCATGGTTGGTTTTGGTTATGGAAAAGCTAACGAAATGGCTGATGCCATTCGCAAAGCAAAAGATAAGGCTATTAAGGCTGCTGTGAAAATCAATCTTAAAGGGACGACTATTCCTCATGAGGTGATCGGAAAGTATAAAAGTGGCGTTGTGTTGCTGCGTCCGGCCTCAAAGGGTACCGGTGTGATTGCCGGTGGCGCCGTTCGACCTTTGTTGGAGCTTGTTGGTGTTCATGATGTGTTGACAAAATCTCTTCGTTCTACGAATAGCATGAACCTTGTAAAGGCTACGATGAATGGTTTGATGCAGCTTATGGATGCTAAAGAGGTTGCTGAACGTCGTGGCCTGAGTGTAGAGAAGATGTTTGGCAAGGAATAG
- the rplO gene encoding 50S ribosomal protein L15, which yields MAVLTIKPHPKATRKAKVVGRGTGNGRGKTCGRGHKGQKARAGAVIRPGYEGGQMPLYRRLPKRGFKNPHKVVYNLVTTAMLNRFKDGEVVDYANLEAKGLIRHKNCPIKVLVNGDLTVKNLKLKVNAVSEGAKTVLEKAGCAVELV from the coding sequence ATGGCAGTACTTACAATTAAACCTCATCCAAAAGCGACAAGAAAGGCAAAAGTTGTCGGTCGTGGTACGGGAAATGGTCGCGGGAAAACCTGTGGCCGTGGTCATAAAGGTCAGAAAGCACGTGCAGGGGCAGTAATTCGCCCGGGGTATGAGGGCGGTCAGATGCCTTTGTATAGACGTTTGCCCAAGAGAGGTTTTAAAAATCCTCATAAGGTGGTATACAATCTGGTTACTACGGCCATGCTTAATCGGTTTAAAGATGGCGAAGTGGTGGATTATGCAAATCTTGAGGCGAAAGGACTTATTCGTCATAAAAACTGCCCTATCAAGGTACTGGTAAATGGCGATCTTACAGTAAAGAATCTCAAGCTTAAGGTGAATGCTGTGTCTGAAGGAGCCAAGACTGTCCTTGAGAAGGCTGGCTGTGCTGTAGAACTTGTATAA
- the secY gene encoding preprotein translocase subunit SecY: MIKAFLNIFKIEDLRKRFLFLIGMLVVYRIGAHIPVPGVDLGELLANRGFFSEGAFGNLMNLFSGGARENISIFSLGIMPYITAMIIMQLLKAIFPSLDKEFREGPEGRRKFLQYSRYGTVLVTLIQGFLYARSLVASAPQFILSSFSPVAFIIVFSLTVTAGTLVLLWMGEQITERGIGNGVSIIIMAGIIARLPRALIQLVLQVQRGTMDPMNLIIVLGLFFLVIALVVFEEQALRHIPIQHTRRAGGAQGIASSMPFKINPTGVIPIIFGSSIMMFFTPIFSWLRRLWDVPFMRSLETLAQHGNSLYNIVYFLFILFFAYFYLEVELNPHDIAEDLRRRGDFIPGVRPGTQTEDYIAGVLYRLTLPGAIFIGVIALLPTFILRYINIPAELAFLMGGTSLIIMVNVALETLKQIESQLLMHRMDGFIEKRSLRSK; this comes from the coding sequence ATGATTAAGGCATTTTTGAATATTTTTAAGATTGAAGATCTGCGGAAGAGATTTCTCTTTTTGATTGGAATGTTGGTTGTTTACCGTATCGGTGCCCATATTCCTGTCCCTGGAGTGGATCTGGGAGAATTGTTGGCTAACAGAGGTTTTTTTAGCGAGGGTGCCTTTGGGAATTTGATGAACCTCTTTTCTGGTGGTGCGCGGGAGAATATTTCTATCTTCTCTCTGGGTATTATGCCGTATATCACAGCTATGATTATCATGCAGCTGTTGAAGGCGATTTTTCCTTCGCTGGACAAAGAGTTTCGTGAAGGACCTGAGGGGAGAAGAAAGTTTCTTCAGTATAGCCGTTATGGCACGGTACTGGTGACTCTGATACAGGGTTTTTTATACGCACGAAGTCTTGTGGCAAGTGCTCCTCAGTTTATCCTTTCTTCGTTTTCGCCGGTGGCATTTATCATTGTATTTTCTCTTACGGTGACTGCTGGAACACTGGTATTGCTCTGGATGGGTGAGCAGATTACTGAACGGGGAATTGGAAATGGAGTTTCCATTATCATTATGGCGGGTATTATTGCAAGATTGCCTCGAGCGCTTATTCAGCTTGTCCTTCAGGTGCAGCGAGGTACCATGGATCCGATGAACCTGATCATTGTGCTTGGTCTTTTCTTCCTGGTGATTGCTCTTGTGGTGTTTGAGGAACAGGCACTGAGACATATTCCGATCCAGCATACCCGGAGAGCAGGTGGCGCCCAGGGGATTGCCTCTTCTATGCCTTTTAAGATTAACCCTACAGGCGTTATCCCCATCATTTTTGGTAGCTCGATCATGATGTTTTTTACGCCGATCTTTAGCTGGCTTCGTCGTCTGTGGGATGTTCCTTTTATGCGTTCCCTTGAGACTCTGGCCCAGCATGGGAATTCTTTGTACAATATAGTGTATTTTCTGTTTATTCTTTTCTTTGCGTATTTCTACCTTGAGGTTGAACTGAATCCCCATGATATTGCTGAGGATCTGCGGAGAAGGGGAGATTTTATTCCAGGGGTCCGGCCAGGCACTCAGACAGAGGATTATATTGCAGGTGTATTGTACCGATTGACGTTGCCCGGGGCTATCTTTATTGGTGTGATTGCTTTGTTGCCAACGTTTATTCTCAGGTATATCAATATCCCTGCAGAACTTGCTTTCCTTATGGGCGGAACATCCCTTATCATTATGGTGAATGTGGCACTTGAGACGTTGAAACAGATAGAATCGCAGCTTCTCATGCACCGTATGGATGGCTTTATTGAGAAGCGTAGTTTAAGGAGTAAGTAA
- a CDS encoding adenylate kinase — translation MLRVALIAPPGGGKGTQAAMMKEHFGLVHIATGDIFRAIVRGEYKGNMDVEMIKGYMARGELIPDQVVIDLVVERISQPDCAKGYLMDGFPRTVEQAKAFDAIDPSKRLTHVLYLRVPREVILDRLLGRWTCPTCQAVYHEKTHPPKVAGICDVDGTALIQREDDKEETILKRLDIYEKQTMPLISYYRDAKILTEIDGNATIYDVFSQIKEVLSA, via the coding sequence ATGTTGCGTGTAGCCCTTATTGCCCCTCCTGGAGGAGGAAAAGGTACCCAGGCAGCTATGATGAAAGAACACTTTGGACTTGTTCATATTGCCACGGGGGATATTTTTCGTGCGATTGTACGTGGTGAGTATAAGGGAAATATGGATGTGGAGATGATTAAGGGCTACATGGCACGTGGTGAGCTTATTCCTGATCAGGTGGTGATAGATCTGGTGGTAGAGAGAATTAGTCAACCAGATTGTGCCAAAGGATATCTCATGGATGGATTCCCAAGAACAGTGGAGCAGGCGAAGGCTTTTGATGCTATAGATCCTTCGAAACGCTTGACGCATGTGCTGTATTTGAGAGTACCTCGTGAGGTTATCCTTGATCGTCTTTTGGGGAGATGGACCTGTCCGACCTGTCAGGCCGTTTACCATGAAAAGACACACCCGCCAAAGGTGGCTGGGATTTGTGATGTTGATGGAACAGCTTTGATCCAGCGTGAGGATGATAAAGAGGAGACGATTCTCAAGAGGTTGGATATCTACGAGAAGCAAACGATGCCGCTGATTTCTTATTACAGAGACGCCAAAATCTTGACAGAAATCGATGGAAATGCTACAATATATGATGTATTTTCTCAGATAAAGGAGGTTCTAAGCGCTTGA
- the infA gene encoding translation initiation factor IF-1, translated as MDKEDVLRVDGVVVEQLPNAMFKVELPSKKCVLAHISGKMRLNSIKIIPGDKVTLEMSPYDLTKGRIVYRYK; from the coding sequence ATGGACAAGGAAGACGTTCTTCGAGTGGATGGGGTGGTTGTGGAACAACTCCCTAATGCCATGTTTAAAGTAGAGTTGCCGAGTAAGAAGTGTGTGCTCGCTCATATTTCCGGTAAGATGAGGTTGAATTCTATCAAGATTATACCGGGGGATAAAGTTACCTTGGAAATGTCGCCCTACGATTTGACGAAGGGCAGAATTGTGTATCGTTATAAATAG
- the rpmJ gene encoding 50S ribosomal protein L36, with amino-acid sequence MKVRASVKRICEKCRVIRRHGLVMVVCENPKHKQRQRGSKRG; translated from the coding sequence ATGAAAGTTCGAGCGTCTGTGAAGAGAATATGTGAAAAATGTCGAGTTATTCGACGTCATGGGCTGGTTATGGTCGTTTGTGAAAATCCCAAACACAAACAGCGCCAGCGTGGTTCAAAACGAGGCTAA
- the rpsM gene encoding 30S ribosomal protein S13 — MARIAGREIPGNKAVFIGLTYIYGIGQTTANKIVEMAKIDPHKKVKDLTEEELAKIRDIIESNFKVEGDLRTEVAMNIKRLIDIGCYRGLRHKNKLPVRGQRTRTNARTRKGPRPNTIKKKK; from the coding sequence ATGGCTCGTATTGCTGGTAGAGAAATCCCGGGAAATAAGGCTGTATTTATTGGTCTGACTTATATCTATGGTATTGGTCAGACAACAGCGAACAAGATCGTGGAGATGGCTAAAATTGATCCTCACAAGAAGGTAAAGGATCTTACAGAAGAAGAGTTGGCCAAGATCCGTGATATTATTGAGAGCAACTTTAAGGTAGAGGGTGATCTGCGTACTGAGGTTGCGATGAATATCAAGCGTCTCATTGATATTGGATGTTACCGTGGTCTTCGCCATAAGAATAAGTTGCCTGTTCGGGGACAGAGAACACGCACCAATGCACGAACACGAAAGGGTCCTCGCCCGAATACTATCAAAAAGAAAAAGTAA
- the rpsK gene encoding 30S ribosomal protein S11 produces the protein MAKARVTTKKKEKKSVIEGVATIRATFNNTIITLTDMNGNTIAWASAGVAGFKGSKKGTPYAAQLACEKAVEAAKYHGLQYVHVRVKGPGAGREAAMRALAAQGLKIKTLRDVTPIPHNGCRPRKKRRV, from the coding sequence ATGGCAAAAGCTAGAGTAACGACCAAGAAAAAAGAAAAAAAGAGTGTGATTGAAGGGGTTGCAACGATTCGTGCTACCTTTAATAACACGATTATTACTCTTACTGATATGAATGGAAATACAATTGCCTGGGCAAGTGCTGGTGTGGCTGGGTTTAAGGGTTCGAAGAAGGGGACACCTTATGCAGCGCAGCTTGCCTGTGAAAAGGCTGTTGAGGCCGCGAAATATCATGGGCTTCAGTATGTCCATGTGCGTGTAAAAGGACCTGGAGCAGGACGCGAGGCTGCTATGCGAGCTCTTGCTGCTCAGGGACTTAAGATAAAGACCTTACGAGATGTTACACCGATTCCTCACAATGGGTGTCGTCCTCGTAAGAAAAGAAGAGTATAA
- the rpsD gene encoding 30S ribosomal protein S4, which produces MGRYTGPSCRLCRREGVKLYIKGERCLSPKCAIERRKASPAPGMHGKDRKKPTEYGVQLREKQKVKRYYGVYERQFKKYFEMATHHKGVTGEMLLQYLERRLDNVVYVSGFALSHKAARQLVRHGHVLVNGEKVDIPSVIVKVGDVVSLAPGSEKIDMVVRALETASSKTLPTWLEIDLSKVKATVKSLPTRAEMCQGILVNEQAIVELYSK; this is translated from the coding sequence ATGGGTAGATATACTGGACCTTCCTGTCGTTTGTGTCGCCGTGAAGGGGTAAAGCTCTATATCAAGGGAGAACGCTGTCTTTCGCCTAAGTGTGCTATTGAAAGACGAAAAGCTTCCCCCGCTCCTGGGATGCATGGAAAGGATCGGAAGAAACCCACGGAGTATGGAGTTCAGCTTCGTGAAAAGCAGAAGGTAAAGCGTTACTATGGTGTTTATGAACGCCAGTTCAAGAAATATTTTGAGATGGCTACTCACCACAAAGGTGTGACAGGTGAGATGCTGTTGCAGTATCTTGAGAGACGGTTAGATAATGTAGTATATGTTTCTGGTTTTGCTCTTTCACATAAGGCTGCCAGACAGTTGGTGCGCCATGGACATGTGCTTGTAAATGGGGAAAAAGTGGATATTCCTTCCGTGATTGTGAAAGTGGGGGATGTTGTTTCTCTTGCGCCTGGCTCTGAGAAGATCGATATGGTAGTTCGGGCTCTTGAGACGGCGTCTTCGAAAACTCTTCCAACATGGTTGGAGATTGATCTTTCAAAGGTTAAGGCTACAGTCAAGTCACTTCCCACGCGTGCTGAGATGTGTCAGGGCATCCTGGTGAATGAGCAGGCTATCGTTGAGTTGTACTCCAAGTAA
- a CDS encoding DNA-directed RNA polymerase subunit alpha, producing MNQSFLFKDIILPHETRFDGQTFTPFYGKFSIYPFDKGVGVTIANSLRRILLSAIPGYAITAIKIEGVNHEFEPVKGVKEDLIDVILAIKKIHLRLLDGSEKKVIHVQKKGPGELTAKDFAVDATIEVVNPDLKIATLNEDAELYMDVTIEYGRGYRSAEDLLAKETVISQIPVDALFSPVTRVNYMIEDYRVGERTDCEKVVLEVWTKGTLDPREAVSMAAAILRKYFSLLTTFEEDLSELGGGVDRQSEILEKPIEDLHLSARAYNCLKSVGISTIGELVNYDPVSLSKIKNFGKKSLTEISDKLAMYNLSLKSGPVEEDIEDIEENEDEE from the coding sequence ATGAATCAAAGTTTTTTGTTTAAGGATATTATTTTGCCCCATGAGACTCGTTTTGATGGACAGACTTTTACACCTTTTTATGGGAAGTTTTCTATCTATCCTTTTGATAAAGGTGTAGGTGTGACTATTGCCAATTCTCTTCGTCGTATTTTGCTGAGCGCTATTCCGGGCTATGCAATTACGGCGATCAAGATTGAGGGCGTGAATCACGAATTTGAGCCTGTGAAAGGTGTAAAAGAAGATCTTATAGATGTGATTCTGGCGATTAAAAAGATTCACTTAAGACTTCTCGATGGTTCTGAAAAGAAGGTGATTCATGTCCAAAAGAAGGGTCCGGGAGAATTGACCGCAAAGGATTTTGCTGTTGATGCTACTATTGAGGTTGTAAATCCTGATCTCAAGATAGCGACGCTCAATGAGGATGCTGAGCTCTATATGGATGTGACTATTGAATACGGGAGAGGATATCGCTCAGCTGAGGATCTTTTGGCGAAGGAGACGGTTATCTCACAGATACCTGTAGATGCTTTGTTCTCTCCGGTGACACGTGTAAACTATATGATTGAGGATTATCGGGTGGGAGAACGTACTGACTGTGAAAAGGTGGTACTGGAGGTCTGGACCAAGGGTACCCTTGATCCCCGTGAGGCCGTTTCGATGGCTGCGGCAATTCTTCGTAAATATTTCTCTCTTCTTACTACTTTTGAAGAAGATTTGTCAGAGTTGGGAGGGGGAGTAGACCGTCAGTCGGAGATTTTGGAGAAGCCGATAGAGGATCTGCATCTCTCCGCACGTGCCTACAATTGTCTAAAGTCAGTAGGTATTTCGACGATAGGGGAATTGGTCAATTATGATCCTGTTTCTCTTTCCAAGATCAAAAATTTTGGAAAGAAATCTCTGACGGAAATTTCTGATAAGCTGGCAATGTATAATTTGAGTTTGAAGAGTGGTCCTGTGGAAGAAGATATAGAAGATATCGAGGAAAATGAGGACGAGGAGTAG
- the rplQ gene encoding 50S ribosomal protein L17 — protein sequence MRHGNKVKKLSRTTSHRRALIRNLATSLFKYERIITTVEKTKFIRPFAEKLITKAKTDTVASRRKVFETVRDEAVLNKLFTDIAKRYANRPGGYTRIIRLGNRSNDGAERAIIELVEEKLEPAASTNAKK from the coding sequence ATGAGACATGGCAATAAAGTGAAGAAGCTCAGTCGTACCACTTCCCATCGGCGAGCTTTGATTCGTAACCTGGCGACAAGTTTGTTTAAATATGAGAGGATTATTACCACCGTGGAGAAAACAAAGTTTATCCGTCCATTTGCTGAGAAGTTGATAACGAAAGCTAAAACGGATACGGTTGCTTCCCGAAGAAAGGTTTTTGAGACGGTTCGTGATGAAGCGGTGTTAAATAAGCTTTTTACAGATATTGCAAAGCGTTATGCAAATCGTCCCGGTGGTTATACTCGTATAATTCGGTTGGGTAATCGTTCGAACGATGGTGCTGAGAGAGCTATCATTGAGCTTGTAGAGGAGAAGCTGGAACCAGCAGCTTCTACGAATGCAAAGAAATAA